The proteins below are encoded in one region of Mesoplasma melaleucae:
- a CDS encoding PTS sugar transporter subunit IIA: MNYKYKNKAKAIKELTKSLREFGVHESYLESIYEREKMASFNIGYSIAIPHGTYEAIKKLNNLVIVIHHLAKPIMWDYDKVQILIGIAVKNEKQMQLLQNIAINSIDKDFYNDILKNPTLEKIEKLTKEYNE, encoded by the coding sequence ATAAATTACAAATATAAAAATAAAGCAAAAGCTATTAAAGAACTTACTAAAAGTTTAAGAGAATTCGGAGTTCATGAAAGTTATCTTGAATCAATTTACGAAAGAGAAAAAATGGCTTCATTCAATATTGGTTATTCAATAGCAATTCCTCATGGAACATATGAAGCAATTAAAAAATTAAATAATTTGGTAATTGTAATTCATCACTTAGCAAAACCTATTATGTGAGATTACGATAAAGTTCAAATTTTAATTGGTATAGCAGTTAAAAATGAAAAACAAATGCAATTGCTCCAAAATATAGCTATAAATTCAATAGATAAAGATTTTTATAATGATATTTTGAAAAACCCAACTTTAGAAAAAATTGAAAAATTGACAAAAGAATATAATGAGTAG
- a CDS encoding PTS sugar transporter subunit IIB — protein MASLIIAKWVKQNNLKIDVTNITVKDLNDNYGVVITMTNFKEFAQKKLLMHTFIK, from the coding sequence ATGGCATCACTAATAATTGCAAAATGAGTTAAACAAAATAATTTAAAAATTGATGTTACAAATATAACAGTTAAAGATTTAAATGATAACTATGGTGTAGTTATAACAATGACAAATTTTAAAGAATTTGCTCAAAAAAAGCTCCTAATGCATACATTTATTAAATAA